A stretch of DNA from Natrinema sp. HArc-T2:
ACGGGGAACGGACAGAGCGAGGTCGTACGGCGCGCCCTCACCTTCTACGCGGCGAACTTCGAGGCGGCGAGTGGGAAGCCAAGCGACAACTTAGAACAGTACTACCAGATGCTCTCGTCGGGCGAGCACGTCCTGCTTGACATCGACTTCCTGCATGCTTTCCTCACGTACTGCTACGACGGCGGTGATCCCGATCCGGCGTTCGTCGAGGCTGCCGACCGCGTCTCAGATTACCACGCCCACGAGTACGCGACCCGGTTCGACGAAGTCGGGGACCTCCTCGAGTGGCTGTCGTTCTGTGGCTTTCTCGACGTCCGTCAGGAAGGCGACGGGGTTTATCACCTCGTCTTTCCCTCGGAGGCGGTGCGCTGGTTCATGACACGATTCATCGAACGCAGCACCGTCGAGTTACCGACGGAGATCAGACTCGAGCAAGGCGTTTCGAAGGTGATCGTGACCGAGGGAGACGAGAACAGGGATTGACGGCGGCGAGTCACTCGGCGGGTGACGCCCACGTCTCGAAGACGTAGTTTCGAAGGCCGTATCGTTCGGCGAGCGCCTGCGAGAAGGTCTCTCCTCGGTAATCGATGACGCCGTCTTCCAGCACCGTCACCGTATCGGCGACGGTGAGCCCGAAGCCGACGTCGTGGGTCGCGATGATCGGCGTGATCCCGGCGTCGGTAAGAGACTCGACGAATCTGACTATCGTCCGACACCCATCGCCGTCCAGTCCAGCGGTCGGTTCGTCGAGCAGCACGTACTCGGGTTCCATCGCGAGGACGCCGGCCAGCGAGACGCGTTTCTTCTCGCCACCGCTCAGCGTGTTACACAGACGGTCGGTCTGTCCGTCGAGGTCGAACTCCGAGAGGACACGCTCGATCCTGTCGGGCTCGTCGATGCCCGCGTTCCGCGGGCCGAACTCGACGTCCTGTTCGACCGTCGGCGCGACGATCTGATCGTCGGGATTTTGAAAGACGAGTCCAACGCGCATCCGCAGGTCAGCAAGCGAGGCGTCGTCGTATTCGACGGGCTCGCCCCCGACGAACACGGTTCCCGAATCGGGTTCGAACAGGCCGTTGAAGTGGCGCAACAACGTCGACTTCCCGGCGCCGTTACGACCGAAAATGACCGTCACCTCACCCGTGTGTGCCTCGAAGTTCACGCCATCGAGGACGGGGTCGTCGCCGTGTCGGAAGTGCAGGTCGTCGGTTTCGATCATACGGCCCACCCGGCGATGGCGATCAACGTGAGCACGGCAGCCGCGTAGCCGTGGCCCTGACTGGTGGTCCGTGCCATCGGCATCTCACCGTTGTAGTTCCGCGCCAGCATCGCGTCGTTGAGGGTCTCGGCTCGTGACATCGACTTCAAGAACACTGAAAACGACAGCAACTTCGCTGTTCGAAACGTCGACCGGCGCGTCCGGAAGCCGAGACGCCCTCTCGCCGCGAACTCGAGGCGGCGGAGTTCGTCGAGCAGGATCTGGATGACGCGGTAGGTGAGCAACGAGATTTCGATGACGAACTGTGGACACCGCAGCGATCGCAACGCGACGAACAGTTGCGGGACCGTCGTCGTCACGACCAGATAGCCCAGGATCGTCATCGATCCGAACGATCGGAGTCCGGTCGTTATCGACCGGTCGATCCCGGTCGAAGAAATCGAGAGCGGGCCCATGGAGACGGCGGTCGGCCCGCTGGTAAACAGCGCGATGAGGACCAGACTCGGGAGCAGAAAGTACACCGGCAGTCGGACCACCTGCAGATAGTCGTGGCCTGTCGCATCGATACCGAGTGACACGAAGCAGGCGAGTGCACAGACGTACGCGAGCCGACTGGGAGCGACGAGGAGCAACACCAGTGCGGCAAAGACGAAGTACGCGTTCAAGCGTCCTTCGATTCGGGAGTTCGCGGTGATCTGAATCTGTTCCAGGCTCGTGTGGTGCATGACTCACTACGGCGTCTCAGACGCGGATTGCAGCGGAGACGTTCGTCCGAGATAGTAGCCGATCAGGAGGCCGCCGATCGCTGCCTGGAGACTGAACAGCAAGCTCTCGATTTCGCCGCTCGGGGGCGTCCAGAGGCTCTCGAACCACGGGTCGTAATCCGGGGCGACGGAATCGACTTTCTCGCCCGCAGCGCCGTCGGCCCCACCCCATGCACCCGCAGTGGTAAACGAAAAGAGGACGAGCCCGACCATCAGGAGGCCACCCGCGGCGAGCCACCGATTCATGCTGTCACCCCAAGCCGGGTTCGGACCGACTCACTCGACATGGAGATGTAGCCGATCAAGCCAGCCGCGAGTGCGCCTTCGACGACTCCGATCGGGAGCTGCGTCAGCGCGAAGACGCCCAAAAACGTGATCGCGGAATCGAGCACCCCACTGAGCCCCGGTTCCGCCGGGAACGCAAGAGCGAGCTGGGTGGACGTGACGACGTACGTCGTCCAGTCGGCGACGAGGGCTGCAGCGAACGTCGCCTTCTGAAGGTCCGTGTGGGGTTTAACCGAGCGGTAGACGACCCAGCCAAAGAGTGGGCCGATGATCCCCATCGATGCGACGTTCGCACCGAGGGTCGTCAGGCCGCCGTGACCGAGCAGCAGCGCCTGATACAGCAGAACGATCGTCGAGAGAAACGCGGTGACGGCTGGCCCGAAGAGGACGACCGCAATGCCAGTGCCCGTCGGATGCGACGTACTCCCGGTAACGGACGGCAGTTTCAGCGCCGACAGCACGAAGATGAACGCCGCAGCGACGGCAATATGAGATTTGTTAACATCCCTTTCCTTCACTAAACGTGCCGTCTTCAGCATCCCGTAGCCGACGACTGGGGCCGCAATCGCGTACCACGCGAGCGCCCAGACGCCGGGCAGGAACCCTTCCATGATGTGCATATGTAATCGCCGTACTCGCAGTTATCTGGCTTCCCCATTAAAACAATTTTGATTGATCTAATACAAGCAGATTTTCTCTCGAGAAGGCGCTCACTCCCCCGAAATTCAGTGGAGGCACGCGGTTATCGAAGTTCGGCCAGACTGTACAGCAGTGAGCGCACAGCTGATAGGTCCCGTCACTATAGTAACAACTGAAACGAGTGACAGACCGATCGCACAACCTCGTTCGATCAGGTGTGCACTGACGTCCAGTGACGACGATAGCTCGTCCGCTGGCGCCACCGAATCGAGCACTGATTGCAGCGTCCACTAGACCCGGAGCAGAGGAGAACGATCACACGAGTTCATACGAATTCATACGACGATCTCGAGTTCACACTAGGCTGCGTGACCGTATGTTCGACTCTTAACAACCCTTTTGAGGAGTTCGGAGAGTGTTGTATGTGAATACGCATCATGGGTGTTATTGACCGGCTGAAAGCGATCGGACCAGGAGCGCTCGTCGCGGCGGCGTTCGTCGGTCCAGGGACGGTAACGACTGCAAGTGTGATCGGAGCAGAGTACGCGTACCTGCTCGTGTGGACGATCGCGTTCTCGATTCTGGCGACGATCGTCCTCCAGGAGATGAGCGCGCGACTGGGCCTGATTACGCAGGAAGGACTGGGTGAAGCGTTCCGAAACGAGTTCGACAATCCGCTCCCGCGGACGATCTCGGTCGCACTCGTCGTGAGCGCGATCGGAATCGGGACGGCAGCGTTCCAGACGGGGAACATCGTCGGCGGTGCCGCCGGGCTGGCGACGATCACCGGCGTCAGCGAGAACGTCTGGGGCCCGATTATGGGCCTGATCGCCGCCGGACTGCTGTGGACGGGGAACTACAAACTGATCGAACGGGTCTTCATCGGCCTCGTCGGCGTCATGGGCGCGGCGTTCCTGCTTAACGCCGTCATGGTCCGACCGGACGTCGGCGCGCTTGCGGGCGGCCTCGTCCCGACGGTTCCCGACGGCTCGGCGTATCTCATCGCCGGTCTCGTCGGCACCACCGTCGTCGGCTACAACCTGTTCCTGCACGCGAGCACTGTCCAGGAACGGTGGGACGGCGCAAGCGACCTCGCCGAGTGTCGCGCCGACACGATCGGGATGGTCGTCGTCGGCGGCCTGATAACGACGGCGATCGTCGTCACGGCTGCCGCGGTCTTTCCCGCGGGAACCGAGATCGACAACGTCGGTGCGATGGCCGATCAGTTAGAGCCCGTCTTCGGCGGCTACGCGCTCACGTTCTTCTCGATCGGCCTGTTCGCTGCTGGCTTTACCAGCGCGATGAGTGCGCCGCTTGCGGGTGCCTACGCTACCGCCGGCGCGCTCGGCTGGGAACGTGACCTGACATCGACGCGATTCCGGGCGATCTGGATGACGATCCTCGGCATCGGCATCGTTTTCTCGGCACTGGACTACAATCCTATCCAGGTGATCGTCTTCGCACAGGTGGCCAACGGACTCCTGTTGCCGATCCTGGCGGTCTTCCTCATCTACGCGATGAACAACCGCGACCTGCTGGGCGAGTACACGAACACCACCCTCCAGAACGTCCTCGGCGGGATCGTCACGCTCGTTGTCGTCGGTATTGGCCTCCGAACGCTCTACGACGTTCTCCTCGTCTAACGATCTCAATGACAGACGCAACGAACCACGATACGAATTCGGACGCAATGACGCACAACGACTCGAGCAGCGACGAGACCCGCATCGGCGTCGACGTCGGCGGCACGTTTACCGACGTCGCACTCTCGATCGATGACCGGCTCGTCACCGCGAAGGTGCCCTCGACGGAACCACAACACATCGGTGTCCTCGAGGGCATCGAGAAAGCCTGCGACAGCGCCGACATCGCACCCAGCGAGATCGACGGCTTCGCTCACGCGATGACCGTCTCGGTCAACGCCCTCCTCGAGCGCGGCGGCGCGAAGACGGCGCTCGTGACGACCGAGGGGTTCCGGGACGTCCTCGAGATTGGCCGGCAGGACCGGCCAGATCTGTACGATCTCGAGGCCGAAAAGCCCGACCCGCTGGTCCCCCGCGAGCGGCGCTTCGAGGTCGACGAGCGAACGACCAAAGACGGCGTCGAACGGTCGGTCGACGAAACCGAGATCCGCGAACTGGCGGCGACGCTACGCGAGCGCGACGTCGAGGCGGTCGCGGTCTCGCTGTTGCACGCCTACGCGGATCCGGAAAACGAGCGGGTCGTCGCCGAGACGCTCCGCAAGGAGCTGGACGTACCCATCTCCGCGTCCCACGAGGTGCTCGCGGAGTTCCGCGAGTTCGAGCGCACCTCGACCACGGCGGTCGACGCCTACGTCCGACCGGCGATCGATACCTACGTCGGCCAGCTGGTCGAGGAGGCCAGCGAGGCCGGCATCCCCGTACCGCGGATCATACAGGCCAACGGCGGGATCGCCGACCCCGAAACGGTGCGCGAACACGCCGTGACGACGACGCTGTCGGGACCTGCCGCCGGCGTCGTCGGTGCCGCAGCGACCGTCGATGACGACGACGTCGCGGGACTCGTCACCTTCGACATGGGCGGGACCTCGAGCGACGTGAGCCTCGTCCGTGATGGCCAGGCCGAACGGACGACCGACGCCGAAATCGATGGGTTGCCGATCCGGACGCCGATGGTCGACGTCAACACCGTCGGCGCGGGCGGCGGCTCGATCGCCTGGGTCGACGCCGGCGGCGCGCTCCGTGTCGGGCCGGAATCCTCGGGCTCTCAGCCCGGCCCCGCCTGCTACGGTCGCGGCGGGACTGAGCCGACCGTCACCGACGCCAACGTCGTGCTGGGCTACATCGGCCCCGAGACCGCACTCGGCGGCGAGATGACCTTAGACGTCGAGGCAGCCCGAGACGCGCTC
This window harbors:
- a CDS encoding ribbon-helix-helix protein, CopG family, which encodes MTQRVTVSLDDDSATALETLVAETGNGQSEVVRRALTFYAANFEAASGKPSDNLEQYYQMLSSGEHVLLDIDFLHAFLTYCYDGGDPDPAFVEAADRVSDYHAHEYATRFDEVGDLLEWLSFCGFLDVRQEGDGVYHLVFPSEAVRWFMTRFIERSTVELPTEIRLEQGVSKVIVTEGDENRD
- a CDS encoding energy-coupling factor ABC transporter ATP-binding protein, with the protein product MIETDDLHFRHGDDPVLDGVNFEAHTGEVTVIFGRNGAGKSTLLRHFNGLFEPDSGTVFVGGEPVEYDDASLADLRMRVGLVFQNPDDQIVAPTVEQDVEFGPRNAGIDEPDRIERVLSEFDLDGQTDRLCNTLSGGEKKRVSLAGVLAMEPEYVLLDEPTAGLDGDGCRTIVRFVESLTDAGITPIIATHDVGFGLTVADTVTVLEDGVIDYRGETFSQALAERYGLRNYVFETWASPAE
- the cbiQ gene encoding cobalt ECF transporter T component CbiQ, encoding MHHTSLEQIQITANSRIEGRLNAYFVFAALVLLLVAPSRLAYVCALACFVSLGIDATGHDYLQVVRLPVYFLLPSLVLIALFTSGPTAVSMGPLSISSTGIDRSITTGLRSFGSMTILGYLVVTTTVPQLFVALRSLRCPQFVIEISLLTYRVIQILLDELRRLEFAARGRLGFRTRRSTFRTAKLLSFSVFLKSMSRAETLNDAMLARNYNGEMPMARTTSQGHGYAAAVLTLIAIAGWAV
- a CDS encoding energy-coupling factor ABC transporter substrate-binding protein, which translates into the protein MNRWLAAGGLLMVGLVLFSFTTAGAWGGADGAAGEKVDSVAPDYDPWFESLWTPPSGEIESLLFSLQAAIGGLLIGYYLGRTSPLQSASETP
- a CDS encoding energy-coupling factor ABC transporter permease, with translation MHIMEGFLPGVWALAWYAIAAPVVGYGMLKTARLVKERDVNKSHIAVAAAFIFVLSALKLPSVTGSTSHPTGTGIAVVLFGPAVTAFLSTIVLLYQALLLGHGGLTTLGANVASMGIIGPLFGWVVYRSVKPHTDLQKATFAAALVADWTTYVVTSTQLALAFPAEPGLSGVLDSAITFLGVFALTQLPIGVVEGALAAGLIGYISMSSESVRTRLGVTA
- a CDS encoding Nramp family divalent metal transporter, which produces MGVIDRLKAIGPGALVAAAFVGPGTVTTASVIGAEYAYLLVWTIAFSILATIVLQEMSARLGLITQEGLGEAFRNEFDNPLPRTISVALVVSAIGIGTAAFQTGNIVGGAAGLATITGVSENVWGPIMGLIAAGLLWTGNYKLIERVFIGLVGVMGAAFLLNAVMVRPDVGALAGGLVPTVPDGSAYLIAGLVGTTVVGYNLFLHASTVQERWDGASDLAECRADTIGMVVVGGLITTAIVVTAAAVFPAGTEIDNVGAMADQLEPVFGGYALTFFSIGLFAAGFTSAMSAPLAGAYATAGALGWERDLTSTRFRAIWMTILGIGIVFSALDYNPIQVIVFAQVANGLLLPILAVFLIYAMNNRDLLGEYTNTTLQNVLGGIVTLVVVGIGLRTLYDVLLV
- a CDS encoding hydantoinase/oxoprolinase family protein; protein product: MTHNDSSSDETRIGVDVGGTFTDVALSIDDRLVTAKVPSTEPQHIGVLEGIEKACDSADIAPSEIDGFAHAMTVSVNALLERGGAKTALVTTEGFRDVLEIGRQDRPDLYDLEAEKPDPLVPRERRFEVDERTTKDGVERSVDETEIRELAATLRERDVEAVAVSLLHAYADPENERVVAETLRKELDVPISASHEVLAEFREFERTSTTAVDAYVRPAIDTYVGQLVEEASEAGIPVPRIIQANGGIADPETVREHAVTTTLSGPAAGVVGAAATVDDDDVAGLVTFDMGGTSSDVSLVRDGQAERTTDAEIDGLPIRTPMVDVNTVGAGGGSIAWVDAGGALRVGPESSGSQPGPACYGRGGTEPTVTDANVVLGYIGPETALGGEMTLDVEAARDALGRLADEAGLEGPLEAAQGVYRVANATMTRTIRSVTVERGHDPREFALVAFGGAGPMHAAALADSLSVDRVVVPRPGGVLSAFGLLAADESYDAVRTVGVDLDGAERATLESVYDDLVADVLADASDRDAARVERAADCRYAGQSFELTVPVDETFDAAAVADRFHAAHERTYGYAMDESIEVVNLRATATIPGTEPGISHTGTGDAVVGSREAHFPEAGARETTVYDWDRLETGASVAGPAVLEQAESTTVVPPAWTGEILADGTLVMTRTEAEAQ